In the Cucurbita pepo subsp. pepo cultivar mu-cu-16 chromosome LG17, ASM280686v2, whole genome shotgun sequence genome, GGGCTCTGTTCAAGAATGACAGATTGCCCATCGTTTCTTTAATTTCGGGAGAAATACGATCGGGGCTAATTCAAACCCTTTGGGCAAAATAAGAACAGCCCCACATTCAAACCGTCCCTTCAGGAACATGCCCTATCACAAGAATAAAGACAGATTGATCATCGTTTCTTTAATTTCGGGAGAAATACGATCGGGCTAATTCAAACCCTTTGGGTAAAATAAGAACAGCCCCACATTCAAACCGTCCCTTCAGGAACATGCCCTATCACAAGAATAAAGACAGATTGATCATCGTTTCTTTAATTTCGGGAGAAATACGATCGGGCTAATTCAAACCCTTTGGGTAAAATAAGAACAGCCCCACATTCAAACCGTCCCTTCAGGAACATGCCCTATCACAAGAATAAAAGACAGATTGACCCTTGTTTCTTAAATTTCGGGAGAAACACGATTCGGAGGGGGCTAATTCAAACCCTTCTGTTAAAATAAGAACATCCCCACATTCAAACAACCCATTTTCCCATTCGCAAGAGTTGCATATCATAACAACTACTTCAAATACAGTATCGGGAAGTACCGCTTGTGGAACCTCGATAACCACGGGCTGAATGGTTCATTCTTCTCTCGATTTCTAGAGAAATGGAGTGAAtctaaaaatacaaaacatatttgaaaaattggaaaaatggCCCTACCCTCATTTAGAAGAAATAATTGGAAGAATAGACCTCtgtttatacaaaattagaaaaggaAGCAAGTGAAGAGaaaggagagaaagaagagagaaacagagtgctCCAAAGAGCTCTCTCCCCAtctcagagagagagagagagagagagagagagagacggcGACAGCACTTGCAGGCAGAGATGGACAGACAACAGAGGCGTCTGAGAAAGCCATTTTTTGGGGATTTGGTAACGTTAAGTCAGCTCCCTTAAtacagaagagagagagagagagggagagagggagaggcaCAGGCAATGAAATTAAAGACACCAACAAAATTTGCCCCCAGAACAACCCTTtccctcaaacaaaataacaacCTGATTTGTAACCGAAGCACTGCAGATAATAATAATCACACCCACACTCTGTTACACTCCTTAAACAAACAACTTCTACTCCTAATTATCATTGCTTGCATAACCGCTCTGTTTTCttaccttttttcttcttttcctctctctctctcgctttCTTTCTTCTGGGTTTTGTCCTTTGATCGGTAAATGGGGTAGCCAGATTCTGGtctattttcatttgttcttgttcttgttgttttcTATTACCCATTTGAATTGAATGACGCTTTCGGAGCAGAATCCGGCGGAGTTTCGCAAAGGTGAGAGACCCTgaaatttcttctctgttttctgATATGGGTTTTAGCAGAAACCGAGGAATTTTGTAAATTCCGACCAGTTTTTGGAgtgtttgattgtttttgCTTGGTGGGTAGGTTTGGAAGGTGAGGGTCTGTTTGAGGAGCTATGGAAGGCTTGTGCAGGGCCTCTTGTTGAAGTTCCTTTCAATGGAGAAAGGGTTTTTTACTTTCCTCAAGGGCATATGGAACAAGTATTTTCAACTCTCTTCCATTTCAAACTTAAAAcccttttcaattctttgaGGCTGAGATTTCTTCTGTTTGTGTTGTTCTTCATCAGCTGGAAGAGTCAACAAATCATGAACTCAATCACCAAATCCCTCATTTTGATCTTCCTTCTAAGATCCTCTGTCGTGTCGTGAACATTCGTTTGTTGGTAATTATTAcccttttttgttgttgttgttgttcttgtccCTCTGctgttgtttttgttgattcTTCCAATTTTCAGGCTGAAAAGGAAACGGATGAGGTCTATGCTCAAATCACTTTACAACCAGAAGCTgatgtatgtatatgtttgGTTTTAATGTTGTTCTGTTGTTctgttgtttgttgtttggTTGTAATGTTTTTTGGTGGGTGGATGAGCAGCAAAGTGAGCCGCAATGCCCTGATCCAGAGCCGCCTGAGCGGACAAGGCCAACTGTTCATTCTTTTTGTAAGATTTTGACAGCTTCTGATACTAGCACTCATGGAGGTTTCTCTGTTCTTAAAAAACATGCCACTGAATGCCTTCCTCCCCTTGTAAGCTCAATTGTTGTCTTGTTTTTGTgtcttttttggtttggtttcttAATGTTTGTCTGTTCTAAACTAATCCTAGGATATGAGTCAGTCCACCCCAACTCAGGAGCTAGCTGCCAAGGATCTTCATGGACATGAGTGGAAATTTAAGCATATTTTCAGAGGTACTTCAGCTGATCATGATGTCCAAAGCTGtctgttcttctctgtttGATCTTATGTTTTGGAACCAGGTCAACCACGAAGGCATTTGCTAACGACAGGGTGGAGTACGTTTGTCGTATCGAAACGACTCGTTGCTGGGGATGCCTTTGTGTTCTTAAGGTTCATACATGGAATACTTAGATATAGAGAGTTCATCATTGTTTTGCATTTTGttgtatgaaaaatgataCTTGATTCACTTTTGTTAGGGGTGACAATGGGGAACTAAGAGTCGGGGTACGACGACAGGCTCGACAGCAGAGTTTGATGCCTTCCTCTGTGATATCTAGCCATAGTATGCATCTTGGAGTTCTTGCTACTGCTTCTCATGCTGTTCGTACGCAGACGTTTTTCGTTGTGTATTACAAGCCGAGGTTTGTTTCTGCACGTTAAATCCTTGGCTTTTTGGTACGATTTAGCCGTAACGAATCGTCATCGACAGAACTAGCCAATTCATCATCGGCTTAAACAAATACTTGGAAACGATCAAGAACAGATATGAAGTCGGGATGCGGTTTAAGATGAGATTCGAAGGAGAGGAATCACCGGAGAGAAGGTTCACTGGTACTATTGTTGGTGTTGGAGACATATCACCAATTTGGTCTGATTCTAAATGGCGATCACTGAAGGTGAACATAGTTTGCTTGATTTAGATTCTTAAAGATAATACACAACTTATGATACTTGGCATTTACTAGATCCAATGGGATGAAGCTGCTGCAATCCAGAGGCCCGAGCGAGTTTCTCCGTGGGAAATCGAACCGTTTGTACCGTCTGCGTCCTTAAACTTCACTCATCCATCCATAAAGAGTAAGAGGGCTCGACCCGTCGAGGTTCCTCCTCCTGGTAAGCGGGAAAACTAGTTGCTTTCTCGTTCGAAAAGGCTAGCTTCTTCCATGTCATTATGTTTGATTCCAATGTATGTTGATTGTGGGGTTGTAGAAAACACTTCTAGCTCGACTCCTACGGGTTTTTGGCTTCACGGATCGACGATTCCTCACGAGATACCCCAACTAAGTGGTGCTAATGATGTTCCGAGCAGCGGTAACCAGGTTGTTTGGTCTCTCTGGCAGCAAACGCTCGATGTCAATGTCGATAGCAGTCGAAGCCACTGCAATCCAATGGCACATGTTGAAGGCATTTggccttctcctcctcctccactcTGTAATAACTCCCTGAAGCCTCTTCCCTCCCCTTATTCTCCATCCAGTACTTCAAAGCCTAGCAGTGAGCTCATTGAGCACGATCAATCGGAGAAAGGGAATAAACCCGACATCTCTCTCGGCTGCCGAATATTCGGGATCGATTTGAAAAAGAACTCTAGCATTGTCCCTTCCTTGGAGAAGAAATCGTGTTGCCAAACTACGGTGGCCACCGACATTGCCAAGGATCCAGTACCGATAGCTGCTGTGACATCTCAAGCCGATGCAGGAAAGGAGCAGCAGCAAGTTGCATCAGAGCTGTCGATGAAAGGAACACAGACGAATCACATTCCGAATTCATCGTCGAGAACACGTACAAAGGTCTAATAACGTTCCaaatcttttatcttttgttgttttctaTTGACTAAAAACATTCACTATTGGTTTCTTGAGAAGGTACAAATGCAAGGAGTTGCTGTCGGTCGAGCAGTTGACTTAACGACACTGAAAGGGTACGAAGATCTCATAGACGAACTCGAGAACGTGTTCGAAATAAAAGGAGAACTTCGCGAAATGAACAAGTGGTCTATCGTTTTCACCGACGATGAATACGACATGATGCTCGTGGGGGATGATCCATGGCCAGAATTCTGCCAGATGGTGAAGAGGATCTTTATATACTCGAGCGAAGAAGTTAAGACGATGAGTAGCAACAGCAAGCTCGTTTCGCCACCATCCTTAGATAGCTTGGATTCAGAGCGCAAGACAGAATCCTAAATATTAGCAGCTTAGCAAGTAAGTAGTGTAGTAATTTAGCCTCTTTTATAGAACATTTCGATGAAAACTAGGAATTTCTGGAACTGCTTTTGTTGGTAAAGGAGCTGAAACTGCTTCTTTTCTGCAGTTTGAAACAATCCAGCTACATTCCTTGTGTATAAAGTTCTTACTGTTCTATCCACTGCTTCAAATGTTCTTCCCATGTTCTTGAAAATCTTCGAAGAATTTGATGATGTTTTGAAATGTCTGAATGAGTTCATAGATAGAGAAGGTTTTGATCCAAAAAAGGTAATAAAAGTTGGGTGTTTGGTGTAAAGGTAATGAGGGCAAGAAGTAGCTTTCATTAAAGATTGTTTCTTCTCTTAAAGCCACTTTCAACTACAAAATCTGTTGGATAAAGACATATCTTTCCATTATTGCTTACTTAGTGATGTGTATTATGCTTCAACTTAAAGagagaattaataaaaactacCACTTTGAGACACGCTCGTTGAACTGTTCTTGGGTGACACGGTCGAGAAGTACCATGCATGGTTGCTAGTCGtccttttttttctgttgGTCTCTTTCCCGGGTCTCCTTTCGAAGGGGAAAGTCTCCTTCGTATTCCTAATCTAGTGGGGTTGGGCGACTTTGTTTACCCTATCTTGACGAATTGTATCCCCTGTACAATGACATTGTTTGTGCGCTCGTTACCATTCCCGCTCAATGTTTGCAATGACAGTAGAAGCAATTGTAGACTTGTAAGTGTCGGACAATCggtttcaaattatttaacgTTAGACGAACTGGGTTTGTGATATCTGTCTCATACCTAAGGTTTGGATTAGGATTCGACAACTTAATGATCCCAACATTCCTCTGCATCCCTCACGATGAAGAAGTACGGCTAGATCGCATTAGAAATGTTAGTGAATGTACATCAAACGTTCGTCAAACATCTTGACTTGGCTCACCTACCTTTGAAGCTGGAATGCCTCTCTCGGAAGAAAATAGAGGAGTTTCTTAGAGGAATTGAAAATTTCGAAGCGGGATGTGGAGGGTGCTTATGCCCTAACGATAGGTCCTTATCGAGAAGGGCCATACTTCGAATTTTCAAAGCAAAAGACTTCCCTACTCCTTTAAAGCTCATCGCTCTAATACAATGGATCGAATGAGTCCGTTAAAGGAAGTGTATTATGATAAAGAAGTTTACTCGACCGAGTAAGATCCTTGAACTAACCACAACCATCATCGGCaacccattttcattttctttataaatgttaACAAACGTTTGATACGATGcactttgtaattattataaatattttaatttaaatcgtTCGTACAAAAGACATGTGAGTAGAGATATCCAgtctaataaatttaggtaaaataaaatatttaatttctctcgAAATGGAGAGTGGTGGGGACGGCGGGAGAATGGCGCGTGAAGAAACagagggaagagagagagagtgggaAAGTTAATTTAATGGCACCACATTTCTGAGCAGTGACCAGACATCCATCTTTTAGGTTGTCTTGTTCCCCCACACATAAAAATCGAAGTGGTCCcctccaaaaaaataaaaaattatacatgGGCCCTACAGGCTTTAACGTAGGCCACGTGGTACGGTTGCTGTCGTACCCACGTGTCATGGCCCCACATTTTGTTTCCTCCTCCTTACACtcccttatttattttatacttaCGTATGTATTACCAAATCATGACCATCTCTTTTTCCTAttactttatttctttttattataattataaaaaaaaaaaattatctttttttggGCTGACGTCATTTTATGTAACGATCGAGTTCAACAATGGTACACGATTGAACCGTGATTGGATGACGTAAGGTTAAACATGCTGAAAACGTATGTGTTGATATGTGGAGATAACGTTCACTATTGAAAGCAACTCAAGACAAGTTTGTCGGGtgtcaaattcaaattctaaatcCAAATATGAATCTTGGGCTCGAGTCATTACAAAAGGAATGAGAACAAATcctgtgaggtcccacattggttggagagggaaacgaaacattctttctaagggcgtggaaacatcttcctagtagacgcattttaaaaatcttgaaggaaaaCCTAAAATGACaatatgctagcggtgaattTGGACGGTTAAAAACCCTCTCGTATTATTACGAGCATGTATATAACATTTTTGTTACCGTAATTAGCTACTTAACGCAATTTGGtttgatgtttttatttttaaaaacaaaaataatgaataattgaATGAAGAGTATAATATTCATATTCTCCTACTCGCAAACCCCTTTATATCTCGTGGAATATCACATTTCGGCAAATGAttcacaaaatcaaaatcttccaatattttcaaacatattcctccacaaattaaattaaatttgatatgtACTCGTTCGGGTCGGAGGTTTAAATAATCATATTTGAGTAGTTGGAACTCTCGAAGAGAATACCGAGTGTGAGATCCACATTGATTCacgaagggaacgaaacattcatcataagggtgtggaaacctatccatagtagacgcgttttaaaatcataaggtTGACAGCAATACACGACGGAccaagtggacaatatctactagcagtgagcttgagctattacaaatgatatcaaagctagataccaagtggtgtgccaacgaggacgttggagctataaggagggtggattgtgacaaaacatttattataagggtgtggaaatctctctctagcagacatgttttaaaaccgtgagactaacgtTGATACGTAACTAgacaaagtggacaatatttgctagtggtagacttgagctgttacatacGTTCATGACCCGACCCAAATTGAGTTGATCGAAGCTGATTACTCGAAACCGAACATAATAACaacaagaataagaagaagaaagggttAGTGGAAGAGTGGGAtctaaatgatattaatttatttaagtaATTGAATTTATTGGGTATGAGCATCTTATCTTAGAACCAtcaaattgattaaaattctAATCTTTGAGATAATCATTTCCAATATGAActttcattatttatataattattaaattttaatgctaGATTTTGTTGATTAGATATTCACATCTTCTTTTAAAAggaatttatctttttaaaaaataaaaaataaaaaaaggtaaaagaatATGATAAAACTAAGCTTCAATGGAAGATATGATTCCTTCTCAAACAATATTAAGCAACTCTTTTGACTAAAcccacaacaaaaaaaaattaataataataaaaaaaatgacggACGGGGAAAGCTACCGACCCCGACCCTTCTTTCTAAATGGGGATGTCCTGTTGCTCATTTCTTGTTGGACCTAAGCGTTTGGCCTTTCCTTCTCCATGACCACTCACTTGGTTAATTCTAGCTTGGTCGTTACATGTCGGTTAGATGTGTACTACACTGTAACGACCTAGGCCCAtggctagcagatattgtcctccttagACTTTCACTCTCAGGCTtttccttaaggtttttaaaacggttTCCATGCCCtactccccaaccaatgtgggatatcacaatccatccctctttaaggtccagcgtccttgctggcactcgttcctttctcctaTCAATATGGGactcccaccaaatccacccccttcgggacctagcgtccttactgacacaccatctcgtgtctaccccctttgaggAACAGTCTCCTTGGTGGCACATCTCCCGATTTGTAACGGCCGaagcccaccgttaacagatattgtcctttttgggctttcccttccaagtttcctctcaaagtttttaaaacgtgtctgttaaggagaggtttccacacccttataaagagtgtttcgttctcctcgaTATCACGGGACTCTATAGTAATCTTCTTTATTTATCATCCATAAAAAGTGGTAAGATTCTGATAAAAAGTTGGTAGGAGAAGGATCATTAAAATTGATGTGTTAATTTCACTTCCCTATGGAGCTCATCAAATTCTTTGCCTTATTCTGCCGCAGTCATTGATTCTCCATCTTTGCCAAGTGAGAAGGAAGATTCGACGACCATTTCTTTGTAATATAGACGCCATTAATGATTCACTTGCTTTCTCTAGATGCTAAAAACAAGCCACCGAACACACTTTGATGAACGTCCACTCAAGTAAAGCTACGAGGGTTCATACTTAAAACtcacaatattataccatcgTGGAGATATGCGAAATATTTCTCTTGCCCTTAACAGCTTGGGTCGAGAtgtgtgagattctacattggttggagactAGAACagaacattttttacaaggaTGTGAGAACGTTTTAGAATTTTGAGAACAAgtctgaaagagaaagcccaaagaggtcatactactagcgatgggcttgagttgttacaaatggtatcagagtggAACGAAAGATcaaaagatgacaatatctattagctgTGAAATTGGGCGGGTAGAAGATGCCTACGagaaaaattatcttttattcttaaaaatatgtttaataatgataatgagCCATGATAAGTATAACaagaaaaatcatgaaaaGGAATGTCAAAAAAGTATAGAGGAAGACATTTAAGGAAATTGCTAATTATGTGTAATTTTATTCcgtttttttattctcttatttaaatattacaaataaatatcCCGAATAATGACACcactttttctaataaataaatatcccgaatttttgtttttaatttaaaagttattttttctttttctcggTCAATTACCATTGAACTATACTTACTTTTAACGTTGATAAagttgaataaaattttaatttgattaatacttttttaagACTTTCAATTTAGCTCATATACACGAGCTTTAACTTCTTTCTAGGTATAGGAGATGCAAGCTTAGAAGATTGATTGGACCCAAAAAGGGGTTCGGTTAGTTGAATCTACAACAGAGGAATCTAGAATAACTCCCACGGTAACAACCCTagtccaccactagccgatattgtcctctctgaGTTTTTCCTTCTAGACTTCCcccaatgtttttaaaacgcgtcgattagggagaggtttccacacccttattttgttcccctctccaaccgatatgggatctcacagtccacctccttcgaggcccagcgtttACGCTGGCACTTATTCCCTTCTCAATTTTGGTTACCCGAGACCGAATATGAACGTTAATTTCCATCCGAGGAGacttaatttctaaaaagcccaaaaaaaaaaaaaaaaaaaactagctTGATGGATCACCCAAAACACTGGCCCAATAGGCTTGATGATGAGTCATTCCAATGCAAAAGCCCAAGAAAAAACTATAGGGACCACCCTTTGccacaaaattttgtttattattttgatgagTAACAAAGTTAGTTGTCTAGTGTTACTCGTATACTCTTCCAACCATGTAGCGTTTTGATTTAAACTCGATCATGGCCATCCTTATGGAAAACTTTAGGTGAAGTTCTTTCATCGTCAACCAAACTTCATTTCGTGTACATACTTGTATTGCAACCTTCGACCTATGAGAGGAGTTACCGGCTGTCTTTCGTTCCTTCTTGGACAATTCTTCTTTCACTAGAGTTTCACTAAGGTTTCACTATTCTTTTACTGTAAACAAGGTAAACCGTCTTCTACTTTCTTTCATCTATTTATTGGTCACTTTTCTATTCGTTCCGAAGTTCATTAGGAACTGAACAGGGGAACCAGGAGAACTCAGTGAGAGAAGAAGCTAAATATACGAAATGGGTCGAGCCCATATTGCTGCAAAGTAATAGCCGCGTGCATCTAACTCAAGACTCTCAATAGACACAAACATCCTCACTGATGCATCATTCTCCTTGGTTGCATCATGACATGGCTCAATGAATTTACAGTCACACCTTACTCCCCTCCCCTTCCCTCCTCTCCATATAGTCACACCTTACTCCCCTCCCCTTCCCTCCTCTCCATATCCATATGAGCTCATTAATGCATCCATTATCTCAAATAATAAAGGAAAGGAGGAAAGAATAAAGAGAAGTCCACTAGAAGGGTAAGGCATATACTTATTAGTGGTTTGAAAAAAGAAGGCAAAGAAGAGCACAAGCTTGAATAGCATGTGCCACCATCACATAGCCTCTCTCTTTCTACCTTCTTTTCAgcttatttgtttatttatatatacatatccTATACTTTTAAACCTACATAAACTACTACTACTATTAAACTTTAAtgtcataaaataatatattttttttaactactACAGCTAAGATCGTAATACTTATCTAAGATTAAAGTGCAGGATAGATGAAGTTAAATTTGGTTCTTACCAATATTTCGGTTTCCCTCTGGTTCGCTCTCCACCGTACATGTGCTCCTCTATCCCTTCAAGTGGTTGTTTTCCCCTaataataaaggaaattaGTTCCTAACAAAACAGGAGTACTTTTGTACCTAAAGACATGAGAAACGTCGAATATGTACCTAATAGTTATTAAAAGACATACATATAACAGACAGAGAACAAGATGACAACCACATGGATGGATTTGCTCAATAATTTATCAAAAGAAAGGGGGGAACAAGCTCAAAAGTGACAGCAATATAAgaaggaaagggaaaaagaaaaagaaagaagcttCATAAGGGATTCATCCCATCTACATCCATCAGCTTTTCAAGACTTAAACTCACAACCCCCTCACTTAATTAAGGCCCTCTTTGGTTGGTTGCAGAATtaagtctctctctctctctttctctcactTCGTTTCTTCGTCTCAGAagcagaggagagagagagagagagatatgaAGGTTGAACCCAATAACCCATTTCTTGTGAGAAAGCAAAGACATGTTCTTCTCAAATTTGCCCTCTTTTTGCTCTTCATTGCTCTTTCTTTTCACATTttcctctctgtttcttcCAAGCTAATGTCATCTTCCCCTCTTCAAATCAGAGCTCATTCCCCTCAAAATGGTGAGATTCTTTTCTCTTCACTTTTCCAGGAAAATGGATTTTCTCGGGAAAATCCCCCCTCCCTACAACAAATCTCATATCGACCCTTTTTTCAGACACTAATAGCAGACAATTACTCCAAACATTTTGGGGATACATCTAAGTTCATCACTATTATCTTATCTGTCTGAAATTCCTATGTTTGATGCTCACTGATTCTGGTTTTTTCATGTAAAAATTCAGATACTAGAGCAGAATGTGATATATTTGTGGGGGAATGGGTAGCAGACCTTGCTGGACCCTCTTACACTAATGAGAGCTGCCATGTCATTGAAGCTCATCAGAACTGTGTACGAAATGGACGACCCGACACGGGTTATCTTTACTGGAGATGGAGTCCGAAGGACTGCGATTTACCGAGGTTTAATCCCAGGAAGTTTCTTAATCTAATGAGGAACAAATCATGGGCTTTCGTTGGCGATTCCATTCAACGTAACCATGTTCAATCATTGGTTTGTACTCTTTCTCAGGTACTATACAGCTTCCAATTCTTTGAGTTTCAAGCAATTATTAGTCTTGTTTTTGTGTCGTGTCGAGATTCGATGATCTTGTGGGATCGTTTTCGAGCCTAAACAGAGGAGAACTATGTGGTTAGATCACCAATTGAAACAGGGGTTAAGAAGTTCATTTCCAATGAACTTAACTTTGTTTAGAAGCTAAGGAACCTTATCTTTTGCATCTTCTTTATGGTGTCATTACAAAGAGATGTTTGGTCTACTGCTACAGTAAAGCATCATCAATATTTGCATCCTCAATAATTGACCAATAAACCAACTACACtagaaattcataattaacaattcaagaacaaaaattggacttccttttttcttcactgACTGTTAATAAATTCTGCTTGGATTTCAGATCTAAAAAGCCCCACATTTTAGAAATAGGGGGAAAAAAAGGTCTGACTTGGATGCTGGAAAAGGACCCACCAACACCCACTGGAACACTTTGAATATTGTCGTGTGGACTTTGCTTCTTGTcgtgttcttttttattctttggcataatttattgtttgttgATATGTTTTGTTATTGATGAAAGTTCAGTGGAAATGTCCCACAGGTGGAGGAAGCGGTTGAGATCTACCATGATGAAGAGTACAGATCCAAAAAATGGAGCTTCCCATCTCACAACTTCACACTTTCAGTGATTTGGGATCCGTTCCTAACAAAAGCGGTCATTTTTGAGGATATCAATGGAGTTTCGAGTTCGGATGTCCAGCTCCATCTCGACAAGCTCGATGAAGAATGGACCTCACA is a window encoding:
- the LOC111778516 gene encoding auxin response factor 18-like, which gives rise to MTLSEQNPAEFRKGLEGEGLFEELWKACAGPLVEVPFNGERVFYFPQGHMEQLEESTNHELNHQIPHFDLPSKILCRVVNIRLLAEKETDEVYAQITLQPEADQSEPQCPDPEPPERTRPTVHSFCKILTASDTSTHGGFSVLKKHATECLPPLDMSQSTPTQELAAKDLHGHEWKFKHIFRGQPRRHLLTTGWSTFVVSKRLVAGDAFVFLRGDNGELRVGVRRQARQQSLMPSSVISSHSMHLGVLATASHAVRTQTFFVVYYKPRTSQFIIGLNKYLETIKNRYEVGMRFKMRFEGEESPERRFTGTIVGVGDISPIWSDSKWRSLKIQWDEAAAIQRPERVSPWEIEPFVPSASLNFTHPSIKSKRARPVEVPPPENTSSSTPTGFWLHGSTIPHEIPQLSGANDVPSSGNQVVWSLWQQTLDVNVDSSRSHCNPMAHVEGIWPSPPPPLCNNSLKPLPSPYSPSSTSKPSSELIEHDQSEKGNKPDISLGCRIFGIDLKKNSSIVPSLEKKSCCQTTVATDIAKDPVPIAAVTSQADAGKEQQQVASELSMKGTQTNHIPNSSSRTRTKVQMQGVAVGRAVDLTTLKGYEDLIDELENVFEIKGELREMNKWSIVFTDDEYDMMLVGDDPWPEFCQMVKRIFIYSSEEVKTMSSNSKLVSPPSLDSLDSERKTES
- the LOC111778997 gene encoding protein trichome birefringence-like 26 — its product is MKVEPNNPFLVRKQRHVLLKFALFLLFIALSFHIFLSVSSKLMSSSPLQIRAHSPQNDTRAECDIFVGEWVADLAGPSYTNESCHVIEAHQNCVRNGRPDTGYLYWRWSPKDCDLPRFNPRKFLNLMRNKSWAFVGDSIQRNHVQSLVCTLSQVEEAVEIYHDEEYRSKKWSFPSHNFTLSVIWDPFLTKAVIFEDINGVSSSDVQLHLDKLDEEWTSQYKDLDYVVIAGGKWFLKTAIYYENDTVIGCHNCLVKNLTDLGFEYAYRKVIDRVFDFITGSDHKAFVFFRTTTPDHFENGEWFSGGQCNRTVPFKGGEVDMKDVDVAMRKIELEEFGKVVGSGKGQSLKLLDTTRLSLLRPDGHPGPYRQFHPFADGNKKVQTDCLHWCLPGPIDSWNDLLMQLLVQM